Proteins encoded by one window of Salvia splendens isolate huo1 chromosome 7, SspV2, whole genome shotgun sequence:
- the LOC121741986 gene encoding putative axial regulator YABBY 2 isoform X4: protein MRFSYEKNTQHAVEGHILVNVPFGSMFTIVTVRCGHCSNLLSVNMGALLQSVHLQDFQKQQSLAASAAAALEDVATRDNGSSSKYNRSYSPLDIEQPKMAPIRPPEKRQRVPSAYNRFIKEEIQRIKASNPEISHREAFSTAAKNWAHFPHIHFGLKMESNKQAKMDHPVAAGEATAQQSLGV from the exons ATGAGATTTTCTTATgagaaaaacacacaacacgCAGTGGAAGGGCACATTTTG GTTAATGTTCCATTTGGGAGCATGTTTACTATTGTTACTGTGAGATGCGGGCATTGCTCAAATTTGCTCTCAGTCAACATGGGAGCTTTGCTTCAGTCTGTTCACCTCCAAGATTTccag AAACAGCAATCCTTGGCCGCCTCAGCTGCAGCCGCCTTAGAAGACGTCGCCACCAGAGACAACGGCTCCTCTTCCAAGTACAACAGATCATACAGCCCCCTCGACATCGAACAACCTAAGATGGCTCCAATACGCC CACCGGAGAAAAGACAACGTGTTCCATCAGCATACAATCGTTTCATAAA AGAGGAAATTCAGAGGATTAAAGCAAGCAATCCTGAGATTAGCCACCGTGAAGCCTTTAGCACAGCTGCAAAGAAC TGGGCACATTTTCCTCATATTCATTTCGGGTTAAAGATGGAAAGCAACAAACAAGCAAAGATGGATCATCCTGTTGCAGCAGGAGAAGCCACAGCTCAACAATCTCTTGGTGTTTAG
- the LOC121741986 gene encoding axial regulator YABBY 5-like isoform X1, whose amino-acid sequence MSMELTAEPVCYVNCNYCNTILAVNVPFGSMFTIVTVRCGHCSNLLSVNMGALLQSVHLQDFQLQKQQSLAASAAAALEDVATRDNGSSSKYNRSYSPLDIEQPKMAPIRPPEKRQRVPSAYNRFIKEEIQRIKASNPEISHREAFSTAAKNWAHFPHIHFGLKMESNKQAKMDHPVAAGEATAQQSLGV is encoded by the exons ATGTCAATGGAATTGACCGCTGAGCCTGTTTGTTATGTTAACTGCAACTACTGCAACACCATTTTGGCG GTTAATGTTCCATTTGGGAGCATGTTTACTATTGTTACTGTGAGATGCGGGCATTGCTCAAATTTGCTCTCAGTCAACATGGGAGCTTTGCTTCAGTCTGTTCACCTCCAAGATTTccag CTACAGAAACAGCAATCCTTGGCCGCCTCAGCTGCAGCCGCCTTAGAAGACGTCGCCACCAGAGACAACGGCTCCTCTTCCAAGTACAACAGATCATACAGCCCCCTCGACATCGAACAACCTAAGATGGCTCCAATACGCC CACCGGAGAAAAGACAACGTGTTCCATCAGCATACAATCGTTTCATAAA AGAGGAAATTCAGAGGATTAAAGCAAGCAATCCTGAGATTAGCCACCGTGAAGCCTTTAGCACAGCTGCAAAGAAC TGGGCACATTTTCCTCATATTCATTTCGGGTTAAAGATGGAAAGCAACAAACAAGCAAAGATGGATCATCCTGTTGCAGCAGGAGAAGCCACAGCTCAACAATCTCTTGGTGTTTAG
- the LOC121741986 gene encoding putative axial regulator YABBY 2 isoform X3, whose translation MRFSYEKNTQHAVEGHILVNVPFGSMFTIVTVRCGHCSNLLSVNMGALLQSVHLQDFQLQKQQSLAASAAAALEDVATRDNGSSSKYNRSYSPLDIEQPKMAPIRPPEKRQRVPSAYNRFIKEEIQRIKASNPEISHREAFSTAAKNWAHFPHIHFGLKMESNKQAKMDHPVAAGEATAQQSLGV comes from the exons ATGAGATTTTCTTATgagaaaaacacacaacacgCAGTGGAAGGGCACATTTTG GTTAATGTTCCATTTGGGAGCATGTTTACTATTGTTACTGTGAGATGCGGGCATTGCTCAAATTTGCTCTCAGTCAACATGGGAGCTTTGCTTCAGTCTGTTCACCTCCAAGATTTccag CTACAGAAACAGCAATCCTTGGCCGCCTCAGCTGCAGCCGCCTTAGAAGACGTCGCCACCAGAGACAACGGCTCCTCTTCCAAGTACAACAGATCATACAGCCCCCTCGACATCGAACAACCTAAGATGGCTCCAATACGCC CACCGGAGAAAAGACAACGTGTTCCATCAGCATACAATCGTTTCATAAA AGAGGAAATTCAGAGGATTAAAGCAAGCAATCCTGAGATTAGCCACCGTGAAGCCTTTAGCACAGCTGCAAAGAAC TGGGCACATTTTCCTCATATTCATTTCGGGTTAAAGATGGAAAGCAACAAACAAGCAAAGATGGATCATCCTGTTGCAGCAGGAGAAGCCACAGCTCAACAATCTCTTGGTGTTTAG
- the LOC121741986 gene encoding putative axial regulator YABBY 2 isoform X5 has translation MSLFICVNVPFGSMFTIVTVRCGHCSNLLSVNMGALLQSVHLQDFQLQKQQSLAASAAAALEDVATRDNGSSSKYNRSYSPLDIEQPKMAPIRPPEKRQRVPSAYNRFIKEEIQRIKASNPEISHREAFSTAAKNWAHFPHIHFGLKMESNKQAKMDHPVAAGEATAQQSLGV, from the exons ATGTCCTTATTTATATGT GTTAATGTTCCATTTGGGAGCATGTTTACTATTGTTACTGTGAGATGCGGGCATTGCTCAAATTTGCTCTCAGTCAACATGGGAGCTTTGCTTCAGTCTGTTCACCTCCAAGATTTccag CTACAGAAACAGCAATCCTTGGCCGCCTCAGCTGCAGCCGCCTTAGAAGACGTCGCCACCAGAGACAACGGCTCCTCTTCCAAGTACAACAGATCATACAGCCCCCTCGACATCGAACAACCTAAGATGGCTCCAATACGCC CACCGGAGAAAAGACAACGTGTTCCATCAGCATACAATCGTTTCATAAA AGAGGAAATTCAGAGGATTAAAGCAAGCAATCCTGAGATTAGCCACCGTGAAGCCTTTAGCACAGCTGCAAAGAAC TGGGCACATTTTCCTCATATTCATTTCGGGTTAAAGATGGAAAGCAACAAACAAGCAAAGATGGATCATCCTGTTGCAGCAGGAGAAGCCACAGCTCAACAATCTCTTGGTGTTTAG
- the LOC121741986 gene encoding axial regulator YABBY 5-like isoform X2 — protein MSMELTAEPVCYVNCNYCNTILAVNVPFGSMFTIVTVRCGHCSNLLSVNMGALLQSVHLQDFQKQQSLAASAAAALEDVATRDNGSSSKYNRSYSPLDIEQPKMAPIRPPEKRQRVPSAYNRFIKEEIQRIKASNPEISHREAFSTAAKNWAHFPHIHFGLKMESNKQAKMDHPVAAGEATAQQSLGV, from the exons ATGTCAATGGAATTGACCGCTGAGCCTGTTTGTTATGTTAACTGCAACTACTGCAACACCATTTTGGCG GTTAATGTTCCATTTGGGAGCATGTTTACTATTGTTACTGTGAGATGCGGGCATTGCTCAAATTTGCTCTCAGTCAACATGGGAGCTTTGCTTCAGTCTGTTCACCTCCAAGATTTccag AAACAGCAATCCTTGGCCGCCTCAGCTGCAGCCGCCTTAGAAGACGTCGCCACCAGAGACAACGGCTCCTCTTCCAAGTACAACAGATCATACAGCCCCCTCGACATCGAACAACCTAAGATGGCTCCAATACGCC CACCGGAGAAAAGACAACGTGTTCCATCAGCATACAATCGTTTCATAAA AGAGGAAATTCAGAGGATTAAAGCAAGCAATCCTGAGATTAGCCACCGTGAAGCCTTTAGCACAGCTGCAAAGAAC TGGGCACATTTTCCTCATATTCATTTCGGGTTAAAGATGGAAAGCAACAAACAAGCAAAGATGGATCATCCTGTTGCAGCAGGAGAAGCCACAGCTCAACAATCTCTTGGTGTTTAG
- the LOC121741986 gene encoding putative axial regulator YABBY 2 isoform X6, which yields MSLFICVNVPFGSMFTIVTVRCGHCSNLLSVNMGALLQSVHLQDFQKQQSLAASAAAALEDVATRDNGSSSKYNRSYSPLDIEQPKMAPIRPPEKRQRVPSAYNRFIKEEIQRIKASNPEISHREAFSTAAKNWAHFPHIHFGLKMESNKQAKMDHPVAAGEATAQQSLGV from the exons ATGTCCTTATTTATATGT GTTAATGTTCCATTTGGGAGCATGTTTACTATTGTTACTGTGAGATGCGGGCATTGCTCAAATTTGCTCTCAGTCAACATGGGAGCTTTGCTTCAGTCTGTTCACCTCCAAGATTTccag AAACAGCAATCCTTGGCCGCCTCAGCTGCAGCCGCCTTAGAAGACGTCGCCACCAGAGACAACGGCTCCTCTTCCAAGTACAACAGATCATACAGCCCCCTCGACATCGAACAACCTAAGATGGCTCCAATACGCC CACCGGAGAAAAGACAACGTGTTCCATCAGCATACAATCGTTTCATAAA AGAGGAAATTCAGAGGATTAAAGCAAGCAATCCTGAGATTAGCCACCGTGAAGCCTTTAGCACAGCTGCAAAGAAC TGGGCACATTTTCCTCATATTCATTTCGGGTTAAAGATGGAAAGCAACAAACAAGCAAAGATGGATCATCCTGTTGCAGCAGGAGAAGCCACAGCTCAACAATCTCTTGGTGTTTAG